The Micromonospora siamensis genome contains the following window.
CCAGCACCGATCTCCGCACCGCGGGTCTGGTGGGCAGAAGGTGCATCGAGTCACCTCTCATCATGGATCCAGGGGGCGGGGGGCCGAACGCGATCTCCCCGCCCCGACCCTAGGAGCGCCCCCGCCGCTGGTCACCGTGCAGATGTCGGCAGGTCCACCGGCCCGTTCCGACACGTGCAGGAGACATGACAAACCGGCCGGTCGGTTGCGCCCCGGCCAACCCCGTCGGAAGGTAGGCGGACGGTCCTGCCGAAACCGCGAGCCGGGCCCGATCTTCGGCGGTGTCGTGGGGACACCGGGATGACCGGGGGAAGCACAGTGCACACAGAGCTGCAACGCATCGTCGACACCATGGCCGCCCGGGTCGGCCGGCCCGCCCTGATCGAGGACCGGCGCCAGCGCGTCGTCGTCTACAGCGAACACACCGGCCTGATCGACGACGTCCGCCGCAGCTCCATCCTGCGCCGGCACACCACCCCCGAGGTCATCGCCTGGTTCCGGCAGGTGGGCATCTCCGACGCCCGCCGGCCGGTACGTACCCCCGCCTCGCCCGAACTGGACCTGCTCCCCCGGGTCTGCGTGCCGATCCGCCACCAGGACCTGCTGCTGGGCTTCGTCTGGTTCATCGACGCGGCCGGTGACATGAGCGACGAGGACATCGCCACCGTCACCGAGGCGGTGCCCGACCTGTCCCTGGCCCTGTACCGGGAGAACCTGCTCGGCGAACTGACCTCGCAGCGGGAGGCGGAGGCCGCGCGTACCCTGCTCTCCGACGCGCCCGAGACCCGCGCCGAGGCCGTCCGGTCGCTGCTCGCCGACGGGATCGTCGGCGCCGACGGCGAGGTCACCGCTCTGGTCGCGAAGCTGGTCGCTGACCGCGGCCAGCCGCTGGACGACCCGGCCCGGGTGGCGCTGGAGCACACCCTGGTCGCCACCCGCCGGTGGATCGGCCCGCGCGAGGCCCTGCACCTGGTCCGACACGACCACGGGGTGCTGCTGCTGTGCTGCGGGCGGGGGACCAACCGGGTCAGCACCGAGGCCGTCGCCGAGCACCTCGGGGCGAGCCTGCGCAGCGCCGGGGGCGGCCTGCCGTCGGTGGCCCGCGGCGTCGTCGGCGTCGGGCAGCCCCGCACCCGGCTCCACGACACCGTCGCCTCCTACCAGGAGGCGCTGCAGGCGGCCCGGGTGGGCGTCCAACTGCCCGCCCTCGGCCCGGTGGTGGCCTGGGCCGACCTGGGCATCTACCGGGTGCTCGCCCGAATGGACGCCCAGCAGCTGGGCGTCGCCGGAGTGCATCCCGGCCTGGAGCGGCTGCTGCGCGACGAGGCCAACCAGGTGCTGCTGGAGACCCTGGAGACCTATCTCGACCTGGCCGGCAACGCCCACGCCACCGCCCAGCGGCTACGCCTGCACCGCACCACCCTCTACTACCGGCTGCAGCGCGTCGAGCAGCTCGCCGAGACCGACCTCAAGGACGGCAACGAACGGCTCTGCCTGCACCTGGCCCTGAAGCTCGGCCGACTCACCGGGCACTACCGGCCCGCCCGCTGAGCGGCGGCGGGGGCGCCGGACGCCCCCGCCGCGCCCGCACTACAGGCCCGCCGCCACGGCGGCGGTACGCCCGCCGACCACCGGCAGCTCGATCCGGCTGCGGTCGAAGTGGACGGTGATGTTCGCCCGGGTCTGCTTGGCCCGGCTGCTGTAGCCGGAGTACGACCCGAGCAGCACCACCCCGACCTGGTGACCGGCGTCGAAGACGTAGTCCTCCGGCATCAGCCGGACGTCAACCTCGTTCTTCGCCCCCGGCACCAGCGGCGTCGACATGCTCGCCGAGTCGAGGTTGAGCCCGTCGACGACGCCCTTGGTCACCAGCTCCTGCGGATTGCTGGCGACGTTCTTCGCCACCTGCCTGTAGCAGGCCTCCTCGACCCGACCACCCCAGGTCGCCTCCGCGCCCCAGCAGTCCTCCGTGGTCAGCGTCCGGACCCCGTCCCCGGCGGTGCTGAACCGCTCCCGGGTGCCGTAGTCGACCAGCAGGCCGGCGAAGCTGGTGTCCTCGCCGTCGACCGTGGCGTTGATCCGCACGTACGGCGTGCCGGAGATGTGCAGCGGCGCGGCCAGCGGCTGCGACAGGAACACCAACCGGTTCGCGGTGTTCGCCAGCGGGTCCGACGGATGCCGGATCGCGGTGGTCTGGCTCATCACCGGGGTGTCCTGGAAGGTACGGGCCGCCTTGCCCGCGGACGGCTTCACCGACAGGCCACCGGCCGGCTGCAACCACACCTGCGTCGGATGGGCGTCGGGCAGCGGCCAGGTCGGCGCGGTCTCCCACACGTCCGGCGCCCGCTCGATGTCGGCCATCGGCTCGGCCATGATCCCGTTGTCGACGCCCTGCAACCAGAAGTCGAACCAGCGGTGCAGGGTCTCCACCCACTGCCCGCGCCGGAAGTCGAACGGGTCGACGTGCCCGGTGCCGGTCAGCCACAGCTTGCGCGGCACGTCCCGCTGCGCCAGCGCCGCCCACCACTTGCTGAAGTGGTCGGCCCGCACGTTGTCGTCGTTGATCCCGTGCACCACGAACACGCTGGCCCTGACCTGGTCGGCGTGCGGCAGGTAGTCCCGCTCGGCCCAGAAGTCGTTGTAGTCGCCGGTGACGTCGTCGCCGTCCTGGCCGAGCTTCGCCCGCACCGGCGCGCAGTACGCCCGCCGGTCCGGGTTGGTCACCGTGTTCGCCAGGCTGCCCGAGTAGTTGTTCGCCCGGGTGACCAGACCGTTGCTGCGGGAGTAGTCGTACCAGCTGGAGATCGCCGAGATCGGCACGATCGTGGCGAGCCCGTCCACCCCGCTGGCCGCCGCCGCGTTCGCCAGCGTCCCGTCGTACGACTTGCCGATCATGCCGGTACGGCCGTTGTGCCAGCCGGCGGAGACCTCCAGGCCGTCGGCGTCGAAGCCCTTGCGGCGGCCGTTGAGCCAGTCGATCGCCGTCGGCGCGCTGACGTTGTCCGCCCGGCCACCGGTCACCGGGCAGCCGGTGGAGTTGTTCGTGCCGATCATGTCCAGCAGCACCACCGCGTACCCGCGCGGCACGAAGTAGTTGTCGTAGAACAGCGGCCACCTGTCGAGCAGGCCGTCACCGTCGACGTCGGCCTTGCACTCGCCCTCGTTGCCCCGGCACACCGTCGAGTAGTACGGGCTGGCGTCCATCACCACCGGCACCCGCAACCCCTGGTCGCTGGCCGCCGGCCGGATGATGTCCATGGCCACCTTGTCCAACGCCCCGTCGCCGTCGGTGTCGACGTCGGAGGTCACGAAGACCCGCTGCCGGACGGCGTCGGCGTAACCGAACACCGGCTGGGTAACCCCGTCGGCCACGACGATCGACGGCTCGCTGCCGGCCGGCTGCGCCAGCGCGCCGGTCGCCGGCACCCCCGCGAGCAGCGTCACCGCCGCCACCACCGCGGCCCGCCACCGGATCCGATATCCACGCATGTGCGGCTCCTCCTCCCCGCACCGGCCCGTGGGCCTGCACGCCCCGGCGCTGACCGGGAAGAACGTGCGCCGCCGGCGCGGCAGTTGACAAGAACCTACGAACCGCGCCCGGGCAGGTCATCGGTCACCTGTACCAGATGCGAGCCGCCTGCTCCTACGCCTGTCGCAACCCGTCGGCGCATCGCCGTCCATCGTTGACAGACGCGCCGGACCACGGCCAGGGTGGGCCCACGCCTGTGGTCAGGACCGCACCGGACGCGCAGCGCAGGCATCCGCGGCCGCCGATCACGGTCGCGTCACCGTCCCGGGAACACCACGCCGACCGCACCGGCGTTCCGCGCTGCCGCTCCCGTCCACGACAGCTTGGGCAGTTTCCGTCGTCGGCCAGCGCTCAGGGCGGAGAGAAGGTCAATTCATGTGGACCCGGGCGCACTCGTCGCCCCTGCCCAGCAACGCCGTCCGGCCCGTCGGCTGAGCCACCCGGTGGGACGCGGCGTCAGCGTCGACGTCGCGTCCCACCGCGGTCAACCCCGGTCGACGGTCCGCCGGTGCCCGTCCTCCCGACCGACCCGTAGTTCCCGTTCCAACTCGCCGATCACCGCCCGCAGGTCGTCGAGGCGTTGGCTGATCGCGATCCGGTCCAGCTCGTCCGGCACGCCGTCGCCGTCGGCGTCGTAGTCCGGGGCCAGCCCTTCGGTCATCTCCAACCGGCGGGCCTCCTCCATCGAGTTGACGATGACCGCGATCAGGATGTTCAGCAACAGGTTCACGGTGATCAGCACGTAGCTGACGTAGTAGACCAGCGTCCAGCGGGACACCTCGAGGCCCTGCTCGATCAGGTCCGGCAGCGTCTCCAGCGACAGCAGCACGAACAGCGTCAGCAGGGAGCGGCCGATGTTGCCGTACTCCTCCGGATAGGTCTCGCCGAAGATCAACCAGCCGGCCATGCCGTACACGTAGAGGGTCACCGCGGCCAGGGCGAGGAAACCGCCGACGCCCGGCAGGCTGCGCAGCAGCGCCGTGACGATGGTGCGCAGGCCCGGGGAGAACCGCACCAGCCGCAGCACCCGGGCGACCCGCACCACCCGCAACAGGGCCGAGTCCCCGTGCAGGCCGGGCAGGAAGATCGCCACCGTCACCACCAGGTCGAAGACGTTCCAGCCGTGCCGGAAGAAGTCCTGCGGCCGACGGCCGTACGCCAGCACCCGGATGGCTATCTCCGCCACGAACATCGCCCGGAACGTCCACTCCAGCCAGCGCAGCACCGGCCCGGCCGCCCCCAGGTGCGGGTAGGTCTCCAGGCCCAGCACGGTGGCGTTCGCCCCGATCAGCACGATGATGACGATCTCGAAGGGCCGCGACCGCGCCAGCCGCGCACAGCGGGCGGCCACCCCGCGCGGGCGCGGCCCACCGGGCACACCCCGCTGCTCGGGTACGACCGAACCGCTCACCACGCGCGCGACCTCAGCCCGGCGGTCGCGACGCCGGACGCGGCGACCGGGCGGGCAGGGCGGGGCGGGGATCCGGCGGGCATGCGGCTCAGCCTAACCAGCGTTCACGCCCCGGCATGGGTCCGCGGAAGCCGCTCAGGACTTCCGCAATTGAAGCGCGAATATTCGTTGCCATTCCCGGATGGCCCGTCTACCGTGGATCGGGCAAGCAAGGATCGACCCGATCGAGGGAGTCATCGTGAAGCAGTTCTCCGGCGCCGACACGCTACGGCTGATGCCGTGCGGCCCGGGCATGCTGTCGCCGGTCAGGCGATCCCGTGACCTGCCCACGGGCCGACGACTCCGCAGCTCAGGGTGGTGGCGCAGCTAGCGCCGGCGTCAGCGACGCAGCCGCCCTCCCCACCGGGACCGGGCGGCTTTTCCGTGTCCGAAGACCCGTCGGGAAACGTCACTCCATGCGGAGACGAATCGCGTTCCGTGACTCGCCACGACCATTTTTCGCTTCGCTTCATCTGAATTCCAGAATGGCAGGTGACACCATTCCAGCCCTCGTGGCCCAATCCGGCAGAGGCGCCAGGCCGAGGTCCTGGTCACGTGCGCGTTCGAGTCGCGCCGAGGGCACTGCCGCGCTACGGCGCGGCCTCGCCGACGTAGCTCAGCGGTAGAGCATCCGGCTCATATCCGGAAGGCACCCGGATCGACACCGGGCGTCGGCACCACGCGCTCGTGGTGGAACAGGCATACACGCCGGCCTCAGGTGCCGGTGCCCCGCAAGGGGTGTGGGGGTTCGAAGCCCTCCGAGCGCACGACGGCCGGGACCGACCCGGCCGGGCAGGGCCCCCGTAGCTCAGTGGACAGAGCGTCCGGCTACGAACCGGGAAGTCGCGCGTTCGACTCGCGCCGGGGGCACGACAGGCGGCATCGGTGCCCACCTCCGTCGATATTCGCTGGCGGCGCGGCGGCGACGCGCGCAGGCTGCACGACCATGACGAGCAGTGATCTGTGGGACGAGGAGACCGCGGCGACGTACGACGACGCCTCGGCGCAGATGTTCGCACCCGGCGTGCTCGATCCGGCGGTGGACTTCCTCGCCCGGCTGGCCGACGGAGGCCCCGCGCTGGAGTTCGCGATCGGCACCGGGCGGGTGGCGGTGCCGCTCGCCGCCCGCGGCGTACCGGTGTCCGGGATCGAGCTCTCCCGGCCGATGGTCGACCAGCTGCGTTGCAAGGTGTCGGCACGGGAGGTGCCGGTGGCGGTGGGCGACATGGCGACCACGGTCGTCCCGGGCCGATTCTCGCTGGTCTACGTCGTGTGGAACAGCATCGGGAACCTGCGTACGCAGGACGAGCAGGTGGAGTGCTTCCGCAACGCCGCCCGGCACCTGTCGCCGGGCGGCCGGTTCGTGGTGGAGTTGTGGGTGCCGGGGATCCGTCGGTTCCCGCCGGGGCAGGCGGCGGTGCCGTTCGCGGTGAGCGACCGGCACGTCGGATTCGACACGTTCGACATGGTCACCCAGCAGGGGACGTCGCACCACTACCGCCGGCTGGACGACGGCAGCGCCCGGTACGCCTCCAGCAACTTCCGCTACATCTGGCCGGCCGAGTGCGACCTGATGGCGCGGTTGGCCGGGTTGACGCTGGAGCGGCGGTTGGCGGACTGGAGCGGAGCGCCGTTCACGTCGGACAGTGAGAGCCACGTGTCGGTCTGGCGCAAGCCGCTCGACGCCTCGGACGAGGACTGACGCCAGCGCGGCAGCTCCGTGGCCGTCTACGGCAGCTTCGCTCAGGGCGGCGCAGCTGTGGTCAGGATCTGAAAGCACGGGCGGAGCAGTTCGACGATCTGCTCGGGTGAGGCGTCCGCGAGGTGCGTGAGGCCCAGCAGATACCGTTCGGCCAGCACGCCGTGGACGATCGCGCTGAGCAGGCTGGCGCGCAGGTCGGCGTCGCGCGCGGGGATCGCTTCGGCGAGCTGACGGAGCCGGGGCTCCCCGGCGGCCCGGTAACGATCGGCGGCATCGGCGTTCGTGAGCATCGAGCGCAGCACCGCCAGGGAGGCCACCGGCTCGCCGGTCAGGCGCCGACCCAGGGACGTCAGCAGCGCCTCGGCCACCTCGTCCGGGGTGCCGCCGGGCAGCTCGTCGGGGGACGTCTCGACGGCCCGGGCGAAGAGCAGGTCCTTGCTGCCGAAGTAATGCATGACCAGCGCGGCGTCGACGCCGGCGGCGGATGCCACGGCCCGGATCGTGGTCCGGTCGTAGCCGAGGTCGGCGAAGATCTGCCGGGCTGCGGTGAGGATCCGCTCCTCGGTCCGGAGGCGCTGTTGCGCTCTGGTGGGGCGGGCGCTCGACTCGGTCACCAATTCATTCTACGGCTGTTGACCGGCGGCTCCCAGGGCTCTACGCTCGTTCAATCAACGGGCGTTGAACAAACGGGGGCGGCCATGACCGCGGCACGCGAAGTCGTCAAGCAGCTCCTGCGCGCGAGTCGAGAACAGGACACCGAGACGTTCGTCAACCTGTTCGCGCCGGACGGATACATCGAATGGCCGTACCGACCCGCCGGTGCCCCGGGCCGCGTGGCGGGCCACGACGAGCTCCGCGAGTTCCTCACCGCGCAGGCCAACGCCCTGGTCAGATTCGACGAGTACCGCAACACGGTGATCCATGAAACCACCGATCCGCAGGTGGTGATCGTGGAGTACGAGGCTCACGGCACGGCGCTCCGCACCGGCGCGCCACTGCACCAGACGATCATCGCCGTTCTGCGGATCAGGGACGGCCTGGTCGTTTCGTACCGCGACTACCTGGATCCATTGGTGGTGGCCGAAGCCCTGGCCGGTGCCGGCGACGCCTGACCCTCGCGCGGTGGGCGACCGGCACCCGATGGGGTCAGAGCGCGGTGAGCCGGTCCACCAGGAGCTCCACCCGCGCCTCGGTGTCCCCCGGCGGCAGCCGCCCCGCCCGCGTCAGGGTGGCCAGGCCGTGCAGGGCCGCCCAGAACAGCTCGGTGAACAGCGCCGGGTGGACCCTCTCCCCGGCGACATCGTCGAGACAGTCCAGCAGGGCGGCGAAGGCGTCCTTGAGGGGTTGCGGGGTGTCCTCGTGCGCGAAGGGCAGTCCGCCGTCGAGTGCGAACAGGGCGTCGTAGACGGCCGGGTTGCGGGCGGCGAAGTCGAGGTAGGTGCGGGCCAGCGCGGTGACCCGGGCGCGCGGCCCGTCCGCGGCGGAGGTCGCGGTCCGCAGGGCGACGGCCATCTCGGCGGCCCCCTGGAGGGCGACGGCGCCGATGATCTCCCGCTTGCCGCGGAAGTGGCTGTAGAGGACAGGCTGGCTGTATTCGATGCGTTCGGCGAGCCGGCGGGTGGTGACCGCGTCCCAACCCTGCTGTTCGGCGAGTTCGCGGGCCGTCGCGACGATCAGGCGTTCGCGGTCCGCCCGTTCGCGCCCCCGGCGTTCGTGTACCGACATGAGCGAACCCTAGCACTGCTAGACAAGCAAGCATGAGCAGGTCTAGCGTTGACTCGACAGCTAGCAGCGCTAGATACAAGGAGCGGTCGTCATGCTCAGCGCATTCCAGGTGCTCACCACCGTGGTCGTCGGCCTGATGGTGGGAGTGGAACTCTCCGTCGCCGTCGTCGTCAACCGGATCCTCGACGCGCTCCCCGGCGACGCCGGTCAGCTCGGCCGCGCCCACGGCGGCCGGATGCTCGGCGCCGCCATGCCGGTCTGGTACGTCGGCTCACTGGCCCTGGTCGCGGTCTGGGCCGTCGCCGGATGGGGACACCACGGCAACGCGCTCGTCGTCACCGCCGGCGGGTTGCTTGTCCTCAGCGTGGTCATGTCGGTGCTGCTGCTCGTCCCGATCAACAACCGGGGCAGGACGTGGACGCCCGACAACCGGCCCGCCGACTGGAAACAGCAGATGAAGCGCTGGGACCGCCTGCACCTCGTCCGCGTCGCGGTCATCATCGCCGCCTTCACCCTGCTGGTCGCCGCCCTGGCGTGACGTCCGGCGGGAGCACACTGGCCGCTCGCCCGTGCGTTCCGGATGGGGACGGGTGGCCCACCCCACCCGGAGCGCCCGCTGGCCGGGCGGGTGCACGACGCGCGCTCGTTCAGGCTGGTTGTACGCCCGGGCTACCCGCCTCGACGATCCACCGCCCGGTGGTCGAGGCGGGAGCGTCGGGCGAGTCGACGGCGGCGACGGAACGCTCCTCGGTCAACCAACGCGACCGGTCGACGTCCATCCGCAGCCATCCGTGCGTCCGGCCGTTGAAGTAGCGCACCCACGGGTTGAACGCACGGTTCGACGCCTCCACCACCGGGACCAGTTCGGCCGGGAAATCCGAGGTGATCGAGGTGGCGACGAACTCGCTGGCGACCACCGGTGAGGCCGCGTCGTCGAAGTCGAGCTTGAGGTCGCTGACCCAGGTCGAGTGAATGTCGCCGGCCAGCACGATCGGGTTCGCGGCTCCGGAGGCCCGTACCGCCGCGAGCAGCCGCGCGCGCTGCGGCGAGTAGCCGTCCCACTGGTCGAGGTTGACCGTCGACGCCGGCGGTGGCGTGACGAAGCGGGTCGCGGCCATCATCACCTGCTGGCCGAGCACGTTCCACAGCGCCGGCGACGAGCGCAGCCCGTCGACCAGCCACGCCTCCTGAGCGGGACCGGTCAGGGTCCCGTTGGTGTTGGTGGAGCCGAGCGCCTGCGGGCCGAAGTCGGTGGGGATGCCCCCGGGCTGGTCGGTGCGGTACTGGCGGGTGTCGAGCATGTTCAGCCGCAGCAGGGTGCCGAAGTCGAACCGCCGGTAGATGCGCAGGTCCGGCGAGCCGGGCAGGTACGCGGCCCGGACCGGGGTGTGCTCGTACCAGGCCTGGTAGGCGTGCGCCCGCTGGACCGCGAACTCCTGCCGGGCCTGGTGCCGCTGGGGGTAGGGCAGGTCGTCCTGCTCGTCGTCGAGGCCGGCGTAGTTGTTCTCGGTCTCGTGGTCGTCCCAGACCGCGACGAAGGGGAAGGCGCGGTGGGCGGCCTGCAGTTGGGGGTCGGTGCGGTAGAGCGCGTGCCGGTTCCGGAAGTCGGCCAGCGTCGACAACTGGTCGGCGTCGAGAGGTGTCCCCGAGGAGGGGTTGTGCTGCCGGACGGCGCCCGGCTTCGGGTCGTACTCGTAGATGTAGTCGCCAAGGTGCAGCACGAGGTCCAGGTCGCATTCGGCCATGTCCCGGTAGGCCGGGTAGTACCCGTTCTGCCAGTCCTGACAGTTGGCGATGCCGAACCGCAGCCGGGAGGCCACCGCGCCGCGCTCCGGCGCCGTGCGGGTCCGGCCGATCTCGCTGAGGTGGCGGCCGGCCCGGAAGCGGTACCAGTAGTCCCGGCCCGGCTGCAGGCCCCGCACGTCGACGTGGACGGAGTGCGCCCAGCCCGGCCGCGCGGTCACCGCGCCGGCGCGTACCACCCGGCGAAACGACGGGTCGGCCGCGATCTGCCACGTCACCTGCACCGGCCGGCTGCCCATCGAGGCGGCGTCGAGCGGGTCGCGAACCAACCGGGTCCAGAGCACCACGCCGTCCGGCAGCGGATCACCGCTGGCCACCCCGAGGCGGAACGGATTCCAGGACAACCCCTGCGCGTACGCCGGTGTCACGCTTCCCGTGACGGCCGCGGTCCCGGTCAGGGCGGCAGCCCCGACGAGAAGGTTACGCCGCCCGATGCCCCGCTGCTCGATCTGCTCGCCCACTGGCCAGTCCTCCCTGTCGACGCCGTCGAACCGATTCGACTCGGCACATCAGAGGCCCGGGTGACCCGAAGGCCAACACGACGTGACGCTCCGGCGGCGAATGGAACCCGTAGCATACGGCGAGACATCGACGTTCTTCATCACCACCGGGCCGCCCACCGTCGTCGACGGACCTTCAACAGCCCCGTCCCGAGCCGGCAACCGGCGTGTCGATCTCCGCTAGGACCTGCCGCTGGAAGGCGCTGGCCTCGGCACCTCCCGGCGGGGAGCCACCCGTGCGGGCGGCGATCGCACGGCCGATCAGCTCCGGCGCGTAGCCCAGTTCGGCGAGCCGGCGGCCGGCATCGACCTTGGACAGCCACACCCCGTCGCGGACCCGGACCAGGGACCGGCAGGCGCCGAGCACGGCGTCCTCCGCGCCCGGGGCGGGCGTGTCGCCGGGTGGGAACGGTCTGGCCAGCCACCAGGTGAGCGCGTCGAGCAGCAGCCGACGCAGGTCGTCGGGGGCCAGGTCGGCGAAGGTGTCGGCAGCCGGCGGCCCGATCAGGGTACGTCCGTGCTGGTGCAGGATGCTGCGGTCCAGCGCGTACCAGAACAGGCCGTCCTCGGCGGGCCGGCCGGTCACCGACAGCGTCTGCCGGAACGGCATCCCGGCGCCGGTGTTCAGCTCCAGCTCGAAGCCCGGCTCGGGGGTGCCGGAGCGCGCGGCGGCGGCGGTGTAGGCGACGAGTTCCAGGCCGCGGGCCGGGCAGGGCAGGGTCTCGTGGCGCAGGGCGGCGACCAGGGCGGACTTCTCGGCGCCGGCGAGGGGCCGGGCGCTGACCAGCGCCACGTCGACGTCGCTGCGCCCCGGTTGGTACGCGTCGAGCGCGACCGACCCGGCGGCGTACGCCCCGGTCAGGTCCTCGCCGAGCACGGCGCGCGCAGCGGCGACGAGCTGGTCGAGGTATCGCCGCACATCGGTGTCCACCGTCCCATCCTGGCGCGACGGCGGTGCCCGGCGGCGGCCGGGGTGGCTCAGGCGGGCTGGTCCGCCCTGGTCGTTCCCGGTTCGTCGACGGGCGGACCGGGGATGCGGGCGGCGTCCTTGACGATGGCCACTCCCTTGGTCAGCCAGGCGGCGCCGAAGGCGAGCACCGCGACGGTCTCGCACCAGAACAGTGGCCGCAGCGCGTCCTGCGTGGAGCCGGGCAGGGCGTTGCTGGCCAGCGCCAGCCCGACGGCGGCGAGGATGACCACCCCGCAGGTCCGGTAGATCCCGTGGTGCCCGCGCTTCTCGGCCGGTAGCCGGGGCCGGCTGGGGCTGCTGCGGGCGAAGAGGAAGCAGAAGAGCGCCAGCAGCACGAACAGCGCGGCGGCGCAGACCTGGTGGGCCCGGCCGACCAGCCGCTCGGTCGGGTCCGCGTCGGCGGGGGCGACCGGCAGCAGCGCCACCGCGATCGCCAGCGCCCCGGCGACGGTGCTGAGCAGGTCGTCGAGGCGGGCGTAGCGGTAGCAGACCAGGAACACCCCGATGGCGCAGAGGCTGCCGACGAAGACGTCGCGCATGCCGGTGCGGTGGTAGGCGCTGATCGAGTCGAGCACCGTGAACCGGCCGGTGAGCAGCGCGTCGCCGGCCACCAGCACGAACGGCAGGGCGATGCCGAGGACGCCGATGCCGAGGCGCAGCCGGCGTACGGTCAGCGCGTCCTGCGAAGGGATGACGGCCATCCGACCGACTCCTTCCCCACGGGCACCGGACACGGTTGCGCCGGCTCGTTCCACGATACGTCCGCCGCAGGTCACCGGTCACGTACGCGGAGTCACCCGACTGTGGCGGGAGATCACCGGAACCGGCGGACGGGACATCATGGATTGCTCGGCGGGACTACCGTGGACCCAGCTCCGCTCGTCCGCCCGGACCGCCGTCCGGGGGCGTCCACCAGCGGGTAAGGAGATCACCATGTCACCCCCCACCAGTCGTGTCCGCCGCGCCGCGGCTCTGGTCGCGCTCGCGACCACCGGCGGCCTGCTGCTGCCCGTCTCGACCGCCCAGGCCGCGCCCCGGCAGCAGGCGCCGGTCGTCACGCAGGTGGCCACCCAGGTCACCACCGAGCTCGGGGCGACCGCCACCGCCCGGTACGCGCTCGCCACGACGCAGCCCACGCTCCGGCAGGGCTCCCGCGGTGCCGCGGTGACCACGCTGCAGCGGCGGTTGGCGGCCCTGCACTACGACCTCGGCACGATCGACGGCGACTTCGGGCCGTCGACGTTCCACGCGGTCGTCGCGTTCCAGAAGGTCAACGGGCTCTCCCGGGACGGCATCGTCGGCCCGAACACCTGGGCCAAGCTCAGCAGCCCGGTGATCCCGAAGCCGCGGTACCGGCACTCAGGGCTGTCGCTGGAGGCCAACCTGAGCCGGCAGGTGCTCTACCTGGCCCGTGACGGGCAGGTGATCCGGATCCTGGACGCCTCCAGCGGCAAGGCGAGCACCCCGACCGTGCGGGGCAACTTCTCGATCACCCGCCGGATCGACGGCTGGCGGCAGAGCGACCTCGGCATGCTGTGGAAGCCCAACTACTTCTACCGCGGGTACGCCGTCCACGGCGCCACCTCGGTGCCGAACTACCCGGCCAGCCACGGCTGCGTGCGGGTGACCATCCCGGCGATGAACCGGCTCTGGGGCACCATCAAGGTCGGCCTGCCGGTGCACGTGTACGCCTGACACCGCGACGCGACGAACGCCCGGCCGGGAACCCCGGCCGGGCGTTCGTCGTTGCTGCCACCGGACACCGCCTGACGGTGGTGTCCGACCTCGGACCGCTCGGGTCCGAGCAGGATCAGAGGCTGAGCCGCTGACCCGGGAAGATCAGGTTCGGGCTGTCGCCGACGACGCGCTTGTTGCGCTCGTACAGCGCCTCCCAGCCACCCGCCAGGTCGCGGGCGTCCGCGATCAGCGAGAGGGTGTCACCCGACTGCACCACGTAGGTGTCGCCGCTCGACGCCGACCGGGTCTGGCGGGTCTCGCG
Protein-coding sequences here:
- a CDS encoding PucR family transcriptional regulator codes for the protein MHTELQRIVDTMAARVGRPALIEDRRQRVVVYSEHTGLIDDVRRSSILRRHTTPEVIAWFRQVGISDARRPVRTPASPELDLLPRVCVPIRHQDLLLGFVWFIDAAGDMSDEDIATVTEAVPDLSLALYRENLLGELTSQREAEAARTLLSDAPETRAEAVRSLLADGIVGADGEVTALVAKLVADRGQPLDDPARVALEHTLVATRRWIGPREALHLVRHDHGVLLLCCGRGTNRVSTEAVAEHLGASLRSAGGGLPSVARGVVGVGQPRTRLHDTVASYQEALQAARVGVQLPALGPVVAWADLGIYRVLARMDAQQLGVAGVHPGLERLLRDEANQVLLETLETYLDLAGNAHATAQRLRLHRTTLYYRLQRVEQLAETDLKDGNERLCLHLALKLGRLTGHYRPAR
- a CDS encoding Xaa-Pro dipeptidyl-peptidase: MRGYRIRWRAAVVAAVTLLAGVPATGALAQPAGSEPSIVVADGVTQPVFGYADAVRQRVFVTSDVDTDGDGALDKVAMDIIRPAASDQGLRVPVVMDASPYYSTVCRGNEGECKADVDGDGLLDRWPLFYDNYFVPRGYAVVLLDMIGTNNSTGCPVTGGRADNVSAPTAIDWLNGRRKGFDADGLEVSAGWHNGRTGMIGKSYDGTLANAAAASGVDGLATIVPISAISSWYDYSRSNGLVTRANNYSGSLANTVTNPDRRAYCAPVRAKLGQDGDDVTGDYNDFWAERDYLPHADQVRASVFVVHGINDDNVRADHFSKWWAALAQRDVPRKLWLTGTGHVDPFDFRRGQWVETLHRWFDFWLQGVDNGIMAEPMADIERAPDVWETAPTWPLPDAHPTQVWLQPAGGLSVKPSAGKAARTFQDTPVMSQTTAIRHPSDPLANTANRLVFLSQPLAAPLHISGTPYVRINATVDGEDTSFAGLLVDYGTRERFSTAGDGVRTLTTEDCWGAEATWGGRVEEACYRQVAKNVASNPQELVTKGVVDGLNLDSASMSTPLVPGAKNEVDVRLMPEDYVFDAGHQVGVVLLGSYSGYSSRAKQTRANITVHFDRSRIELPVVGGRTAAVAAGL
- a CDS encoding ion transporter produces the protein MSGSVVPEQRGVPGGPRPRGVAARCARLARSRPFEIVIIVLIGANATVLGLETYPHLGAAGPVLRWLEWTFRAMFVAEIAIRVLAYGRRPQDFFRHGWNVFDLVVTVAIFLPGLHGDSALLRVVRVARVLRLVRFSPGLRTIVTALLRSLPGVGGFLALAAVTLYVYGMAGWLIFGETYPEEYGNIGRSLLTLFVLLSLETLPDLIEQGLEVSRWTLVYYVSYVLITVNLLLNILIAVIVNSMEEARRLEMTEGLAPDYDADGDGVPDELDRIAISQRLDDLRAVIGELERELRVGREDGHRRTVDRG
- a CDS encoding class I SAM-dependent DNA methyltransferase codes for the protein MTSSDLWDEETAATYDDASAQMFAPGVLDPAVDFLARLADGGPALEFAIGTGRVAVPLAARGVPVSGIELSRPMVDQLRCKVSAREVPVAVGDMATTVVPGRFSLVYVVWNSIGNLRTQDEQVECFRNAARHLSPGGRFVVELWVPGIRRFPPGQAAVPFAVSDRHVGFDTFDMVTQQGTSHHYRRLDDGSARYASSNFRYIWPAECDLMARLAGLTLERRLADWSGAPFTSDSESHVSVWRKPLDASDED
- a CDS encoding TetR/AcrR family transcriptional regulator yields the protein MTESSARPTRAQQRLRTEERILTAARQIFADLGYDRTTIRAVASAAGVDAALVMHYFGSKDLLFARAVETSPDELPGGTPDEVAEALLTSLGRRLTGEPVASLAVLRSMLTNADAADRYRAAGEPRLRQLAEAIPARDADLRASLLSAIVHGVLAERYLLGLTHLADASPEQIVELLRPCFQILTTAAPP
- a CDS encoding nuclear transport factor 2 family protein — encoded protein: MTGGSQGSTLVQSTGVEQTGAAMTAAREVVKQLLRASREQDTETFVNLFAPDGYIEWPYRPAGAPGRVAGHDELREFLTAQANALVRFDEYRNTVIHETTDPQVVIVEYEAHGTALRTGAPLHQTIIAVLRIRDGLVVSYRDYLDPLVVAEALAGAGDA